The Chromatiales bacterium 21-64-14 genome includes a window with the following:
- a CDS encoding ribonucleoside triphosphate reductase (Catalyzes the reduction of nucleoside 5'-triphosphates to 2'-deoxynucleoside 5'-triphosphates), with amino-acid sequence MNIDTDTPPPQATAAPELAPALAPGQPFEAVPGGAACSGATAPVHFDVCRVIRRDGKAVPFDAHRIERALTRAFLAVEGAEHAEGVALTVRDLAAQVAGALFRHPAPGATGCSVHIEDIQDQVELALMRAGHYRVARAYAVYREQHRRLRDDRKTLVDVESSIQEYLTRADWRVHANANQGYSLGGLILNVSGKVIANYWLSHVYPPEVGEAHRNADLHIHDLDMLSGYCAGWSLRTLLAEGLNGVPGKVEAAPPRHLSSAVGQMVNFLGTLQNEWAGAQAFSSFDTYLAPYVRKDALPYESVRQHIQELVFNLNVPSRWGTQTPFTNLTFDWVCPEDLREQRPVIGGEEMPFTYGELGPEMDLINRAYIEVMTRGDARGRVFTFPIPTYNITADFPWDSENATRLFEMTAKYGLPYFQNFLNSDLQPHMVRSMCCRLQLDLRELLKRGNGLFGSAEQTGSIGVVTVNCARLGYLYRDDEDALYRRLDALLEIGKESLEIKRKVVQGLIDEGLFPYTKRYLGTLRNHFSTLGVNGVNEMIRNFTADEHDITTAWGHEFACRLLDHVRARIVGFQEETGHLYNLEATPAEGTTYRFAKEDRKRYSDILQAGTPEKPYYTNSTQLPVGFTDDPFEALERQEALQQRYTGGTVLHLYMAERLSSAEACKRLVRRALERFRLPYITVTPTFSICPRHGYLAGEHRFCPRCDEEILVRKRASHTEATGHAEASA; translated from the coding sequence ATGAATATCGATACCGACACCCCACCCCCGCAGGCAACGGCTGCGCCGGAGTTGGCGCCCGCGCTGGCGCCGGGGCAACCGTTTGAAGCGGTGCCGGGCGGTGCCGCCTGCAGCGGTGCCACCGCGCCCGTGCATTTCGACGTCTGCCGGGTTATCCGTCGTGACGGTAAGGCGGTGCCCTTCGACGCGCATCGCATCGAGCGCGCCCTGACCCGCGCGTTTCTGGCCGTGGAGGGCGCCGAGCATGCCGAGGGAGTCGCATTGACGGTGCGGGATCTGGCGGCGCAGGTGGCCGGAGCCCTGTTTCGCCATCCGGCGCCCGGCGCCACCGGCTGCTCCGTCCACATAGAGGACATCCAGGATCAGGTGGAACTCGCCCTGATGCGCGCGGGCCACTACCGCGTGGCGCGGGCCTACGCCGTCTACCGGGAGCAGCACCGCCGGCTGCGCGATGACCGCAAGACCCTGGTGGACGTCGAGTCCTCGATCCAGGAGTACCTCACACGCGCCGATTGGCGGGTACACGCCAACGCCAATCAGGGCTACTCGCTGGGCGGGTTGATCCTGAACGTTTCGGGTAAGGTGATCGCCAACTACTGGCTCAGCCATGTGTATCCGCCCGAGGTGGGCGAGGCGCACCGCAACGCGGATCTGCACATCCACGATCTCGACATGCTCTCTGGTTACTGCGCGGGGTGGTCGCTGCGCACGTTGCTTGCCGAGGGCTTGAACGGAGTGCCGGGAAAAGTCGAGGCGGCACCGCCACGGCACCTCTCGAGTGCCGTGGGACAGATGGTGAATTTCCTGGGGACGCTGCAGAACGAGTGGGCGGGGGCGCAGGCCTTCAGTTCCTTCGATACCTATCTCGCGCCGTACGTGCGCAAGGACGCCCTGCCTTACGAGTCGGTGCGCCAGCATATCCAGGAGCTGGTGTTCAACCTCAATGTCCCCTCACGCTGGGGCACGCAGACGCCGTTCACCAACCTCACCTTCGACTGGGTCTGCCCCGAGGATCTGCGGGAACAGCGCCCGGTGATCGGCGGCGAGGAGATGCCCTTCACCTACGGTGAGCTGGGCCCGGAGATGGATCTCATCAACCGCGCCTACATCGAGGTCATGACGCGCGGCGATGCCAGGGGGCGGGTGTTCACCTTTCCCATTCCCACCTACAACATCACTGCGGATTTTCCGTGGGACTCGGAGAATGCCACGCGGCTGTTCGAGATGACGGCCAAATACGGACTGCCGTACTTCCAGAATTTCCTCAACTCCGACCTCCAACCGCACATGGTCCGCTCGATGTGCTGCCGCCTGCAGCTTGACTTGCGGGAGCTGCTCAAGCGCGGCAACGGTCTGTTCGGATCCGCTGAACAGACCGGATCCATCGGGGTGGTAACCGTCAACTGCGCCCGGCTCGGGTACCTGTACAGGGACGACGAGGACGCGCTGTACCGCAGGCTCGACGCGCTGCTCGAGATCGGCAAGGAGAGCCTCGAGATCAAGCGCAAGGTGGTGCAGGGGCTGATCGACGAGGGCCTGTTCCCCTACACGAAGCGCTATCTCGGCACGCTGCGCAATCACTTCTCCACCCTGGGGGTGAACGGCGTCAACGAGATGATCCGAAACTTCACCGCGGACGAGCACGACATCACCACCGCCTGGGGGCACGAGTTCGCCTGCCGGCTTCTGGATCATGTGCGCGCGCGCATCGTCGGTTTCCAGGAGGAGACCGGGCACCTCTACAACCTGGAGGCGACGCCCGCGGAGGGCACGACCTACCGTTTCGCCAAGGAGGATCGCAAACGCTACTCGGACATCCTGCAGGCCGGCACGCCGGAGAAGCCCTACTACACCAACTCCACGCAGCTTCCGGTGGGGTTCACGGACGACCCCTTCGAGGCCCTGGAGCGTCAGGAGGCGCTGCAGCAGAGGTACACCGGCGGCACCGTGCTGCACCTCTACATGGCCGAGCGGCTCTCGAGTGCGGAGGCGTGCAAGCGGCTCGTGCGCCGGGCCCTCGAGCGGTTCCGGCTACCTTACATCACGGTGACCCCGACCTTCTCCATTTGCCCCCGGCACGGCTACTTGGCCGGCGAGCACCGGTTCTGTCCGCGCTGCGACGAGGAGATTCTCGTACGCAAGCGCGCCAGCCACACCGAAGCCACCGGCCACGCGGAGGCATCGGCCTGA